A stretch of DNA from Acidobacteriota bacterium:
TGCACGTCGAAATGGCGCATACCAGTCGCCCGCCACGAAGCCTCGCGCACACAGGCGAAGGCCTCGGGCAAAAGCTCGTCCAGCGCCTCCTGCTCCAACACCTTGCGCGCTTCCTTCTCCAACTCTTCGGAGCCTTCAAGCCTTTGCGCCAGCCGTTCGCGGAATTCAATAGTTTTGGCGCGCAACTCGTCGTCAG
This window harbors:
- a CDS encoding preprotein translocase subunit SecA, which produces MNAVEKVLTKIFGSANERLLKKLWPIVGQINAFEAQIKPLSDDELRAKTIEFRERLAQRLEGSEELEKEARKVLEQEALDELLPEAFACVREASWRATGMRHFDV